A window of Candidatus Alcyoniella australis contains these coding sequences:
- a CDS encoding mechanosensitive ion channel, translating into MSLAEFYDSIDKLLNARLFTVGDAEITPFSLIYAVVILVLTGIASRLAQRAVVRIFSARSIKKEGTLLALKRLTHYIILLVGVAVALQTVGIKMQALFAAGAIFAVAIGFAMQNIVQNFVSGVILLVERTIHPGDVLEVDGKIVRVQDMGIRATVARTRDGEDLLVPNTLLVQSLVKNFTMKDSYIRLGADVGVVYGSDLKKVFEVLRHTAEQVPWRMLDRDPQVLLTDFGSSAVNFTVYVWIPDPWEGQRLSSELNERVWWALKEAGITIAFPQVDVHFDPLVNEAVKRLRD; encoded by the coding sequence ATGAGCCTGGCCGAATTTTACGACTCGATCGACAAGCTGCTCAATGCGCGGCTGTTCACGGTGGGCGATGCGGAGATTACGCCGTTCTCGCTGATCTACGCGGTGGTGATCCTCGTGCTGACCGGGATCGCGTCGCGCCTGGCGCAACGGGCCGTGGTGCGGATCTTCAGCGCGCGCTCGATCAAGAAAGAGGGGACGCTGCTGGCGCTCAAGCGCCTGACGCATTACATCATTCTGCTGGTCGGCGTGGCCGTGGCGTTGCAGACAGTGGGAATCAAGATGCAGGCGCTGTTCGCTGCGGGCGCGATCTTCGCCGTGGCCATCGGCTTCGCCATGCAGAACATCGTGCAGAACTTCGTCTCGGGCGTGATCCTGCTGGTGGAACGCACGATCCATCCCGGCGACGTGCTCGAGGTGGACGGCAAGATCGTGCGGGTCCAGGATATGGGAATTCGCGCCACTGTGGCGCGCACGCGCGATGGTGAAGATCTGCTGGTTCCCAACACGCTGCTGGTGCAGTCGCTGGTCAAGAACTTCACGATGAAGGATAGCTACATTCGACTGGGCGCCGACGTGGGCGTGGTCTACGGCTCGGACCTCAAAAAGGTTTTCGAGGTGCTGCGGCACACCGCGGAGCAAGTGCCCTGGCGCATGCTCGACCGCGATCCGCAAGTGCTGCTCACCGATTTCGGCAGCTCGGCGGTGAATTTCACGGTCTACGTCTGGATCCCCGATCCGTGGGAAGGTCAGCGGCTCTCATCGGAGTTAAATGAGCGCGTTTGGTGGGCGCTCAAAGAGGCCGGGATCACCATCGCCTTCCCGCAGGTCGACGTGCATTTCGACCCGTTGGTGAACGAGGCGGTCAAACGGCTGCGCGATTAA
- a CDS encoding radical SAM protein, with translation MKVLLVQAAYLYQHHTHLHPLGVLYIAASLRQAGYDVAVLDMKLEELTPEAAMERVRAQDPDVVGISAMTYEAACMHDLAALVKKWKPAAKVIVGGAHPANDVERTLRDQNIDLLCIGEGEITLPEYLANLEAGGDWREVKGLAAMVDGKLVRNEPRPFINDIDTIPFPAWDLVPLERYNYIHRGGIIFKNRKFMTMFSSRSCPYRCIYCHNNLGKVWRPRQPERVVDEIQAVYERYGVREIEFMDDMFNLDLGRVQDICRMIIERGLKISITFPNGMRADRMDLETVKWLKRAGMYRTMYAIESGSERMQRYMKKNVKLDKAREIVEQTAKLGIMTHGAFMLGFPGETREEMLQTLRFAWSSKFHTAAFYRVLPFRGSELHKIVFKDHPEPEMTVEQFEFHSSDINLSEVPEEEVTRLRKLAYQKFYLNPIRLWRIFWRLPNKLVLLPYLVGMFVRRGLQR, from the coding sequence ATATTTATATCAGCATCACACCCATCTGCATCCGTTGGGCGTGTTGTACATTGCCGCGAGTCTGCGCCAGGCGGGCTACGACGTGGCGGTGCTCGACATGAAGCTCGAGGAGCTGACCCCCGAGGCGGCCATGGAGCGCGTGCGCGCGCAGGACCCGGACGTGGTGGGCATCTCGGCCATGACCTACGAGGCCGCGTGCATGCACGATCTGGCCGCGCTGGTCAAAAAGTGGAAGCCCGCGGCCAAGGTGATCGTGGGCGGCGCGCATCCGGCCAACGATGTGGAGCGCACGCTGCGCGATCAGAACATCGACTTGCTGTGTATCGGCGAGGGCGAGATCACGCTGCCCGAATATCTGGCCAACCTCGAGGCGGGCGGCGACTGGCGAGAGGTCAAGGGGCTGGCCGCAATGGTCGATGGCAAGCTGGTGCGCAACGAGCCGCGGCCGTTCATCAACGACATCGATACCATCCCATTCCCGGCCTGGGACCTAGTGCCCCTGGAGCGCTACAACTACATCCATCGCGGCGGGATCATCTTCAAAAATCGCAAGTTCATGACGATGTTCTCCTCGCGCTCGTGCCCCTACCGTTGCATCTATTGCCACAACAACCTGGGCAAGGTCTGGCGGCCGCGGCAGCCCGAACGCGTGGTGGACGAGATCCAGGCCGTGTACGAGCGCTACGGCGTGCGCGAGATCGAGTTCATGGACGATATGTTCAACCTCGACCTGGGGCGCGTACAGGACATCTGCCGAATGATCATCGAGCGTGGGCTGAAGATCAGCATCACCTTTCCCAACGGCATGCGTGCCGACCGGATGGACCTGGAGACCGTCAAGTGGCTCAAGCGCGCGGGCATGTACCGCACGATGTACGCCATCGAGTCGGGTTCCGAGCGCATGCAGCGCTACATGAAAAAGAACGTCAAGCTCGACAAGGCGCGCGAGATCGTCGAGCAGACCGCCAAGCTGGGGATTATGACCCACGGCGCGTTTATGCTCGGATTTCCCGGCGAGACCCGCGAGGAGATGCTTCAAACTTTGCGCTTCGCCTGGTCGTCCAAGTTCCACACTGCGGCGTTCTACCGCGTGCTGCCGTTCCGCGGATCGGAACTGCACAAGATCGTGTTCAAGGACCATCCCGAGCCGGAGATGACCGTGGAGCAGTTCGAGTTTCACAGCTCGGACATCAACCTCAGCGAGGTGCCCGAGGAAGAGGTCACGCGGCTGCGCAAGCTGGCCTACCAGAAATTCTACCTCAATCCGATCCGCCTCTGGCGCATCTTCTGGCGGCTTCCGAACAAGCTGGTACTCTTACCCTACTTGGTGGGAATGTTCGTCAGGCGCGGTCTGCAGCGCTAG
- the rsfS gene encoding ribosome silencing factor, with protein MIDKLKELARFASDKNAEEIVVLNVSGLCSFADYIMICHGSSDRQVQAIADNIETEMKHRGDQALGCEGKTQGHWALIDFGEIIVHVFYEPVRRFYDIEGLWPDAERLDLAS; from the coding sequence GTGATAGACAAGCTTAAGGAACTCGCCCGGTTCGCCTCCGACAAAAACGCCGAAGAAATCGTAGTGCTTAACGTATCGGGCCTGTGCTCGTTCGCGGACTACATCATGATCTGCCACGGCAGCTCCGACCGCCAGGTCCAGGCCATTGCCGACAACATCGAGACCGAGATGAAACACCGCGGCGACCAGGCGCTGGGCTGCGAGGGCAAGACCCAGGGGCACTGGGCGCTGATCGACTTCGGTGAAATAATCGTGCACGTGTTCTACGAGCCCGTGCGCCGTTTCTACGACATCGAGGGACTCTGGCCCGACGCCGAACGCCTCGACCTGGCAAGCTGA
- a CDS encoding radical SAM protein, whose product MSRLRVLFVRQSKPHFEVNVTHPLGPMSVAAYVREHNNAEVEIFDNRLLNLPLDELLQRVVDWRPDVLAATAMTFEAPELHRFLARARQLLPNTPQVVGGIHATNNPEAIVRGAAQGSRFEHSGARPGAADVAVIGEGEQTLSEILAAYESGRNPSDIPGTAVLRDDELLLGAPREVIADLDCMPWPAYDLIDVPRYFGKLMGDLLYNRPEQMSIQTSRGCPYGCTYCHNLFGRRFRPRSAQSALDEIQMLVQDYGVRELHIQDDVFNLDLDRAKAICRGIVERGLDLVLAFPNGVRGDRMDDELLELMWRAGTRRLSLAIETVDPQIQREIDKNLDVDMVAQYMAKAARMGMLVKGFFMLGFPGETEEQIRATIEFARRTHSHIANFSRVVPNPATELGRRVAAQRGPIDVCWEEFTYDYSSINLSAVSDERFERLMRLAYQRYMLSPRRVWGLIRLFPNKLRFFWRYAGLLIIKLFMPKAPRHKGDKGFQPIKVRY is encoded by the coding sequence GTGAGCCGCTTGCGCGTTCTGTTCGTCCGCCAAAGCAAGCCGCACTTCGAGGTCAACGTCACGCACCCGCTGGGCCCGATGTCCGTGGCCGCCTACGTGCGCGAGCACAACAACGCCGAAGTGGAAATCTTCGACAACCGGCTGCTCAATCTGCCGCTGGACGAGCTGCTGCAGCGCGTTGTCGATTGGCGGCCCGACGTGCTGGCGGCCACGGCGATGACCTTCGAGGCGCCCGAGCTGCATCGCTTTTTGGCTCGCGCGCGCCAGCTGCTGCCCAACACGCCGCAGGTAGTCGGCGGGATTCACGCTACGAACAACCCCGAGGCCATCGTGCGCGGGGCGGCCCAGGGCTCGCGCTTCGAACACAGCGGCGCGCGACCCGGAGCGGCCGACGTGGCGGTGATCGGCGAGGGCGAGCAGACCCTGAGCGAAATACTCGCGGCCTACGAGTCCGGCCGCAATCCGTCCGACATCCCGGGCACAGCCGTGCTGCGCGACGACGAGCTGCTGCTCGGCGCACCGCGCGAGGTGATCGCCGACCTGGACTGCATGCCCTGGCCGGCCTACGACCTGATCGACGTACCGCGTTACTTCGGCAAGCTGATGGGCGACCTACTCTACAACCGGCCCGAGCAGATGAGCATCCAGACCAGCCGCGGCTGCCCCTACGGCTGCACCTACTGCCACAACCTGTTCGGCCGCAGGTTCCGGCCGCGCTCGGCGCAGTCGGCCCTGGACGAGATCCAAATGCTGGTCCAGGACTACGGTGTGCGCGAGCTGCACATCCAGGACGACGTGTTCAACCTCGACCTCGATCGCGCCAAGGCGATCTGCCGCGGGATCGTTGAACGCGGGCTCGACCTGGTGCTGGCGTTCCCAAACGGCGTGCGCGGCGATCGGATGGACGACGAGCTGCTCGAGCTGATGTGGCGCGCGGGCACACGTCGGCTCTCGCTGGCGATCGAGACCGTGGATCCGCAGATTCAGCGCGAGATCGACAAAAACCTCGACGTGGACATGGTCGCCCAATACATGGCCAAGGCCGCACGCATGGGCATGCTGGTCAAGGGCTTCTTCATGCTCGGGTTCCCCGGCGAGACCGAGGAGCAGATCCGCGCCACCATCGAATTCGCGCGGCGCACGCACAGCCACATCGCCAACTTCAGCCGCGTGGTGCCCAACCCCGCCACCGAGTTGGGCCGCCGCGTGGCAGCGCAGCGCGGACCGATCGACGTGTGCTGGGAGGAGTTCACCTACGACTACTCGAGCATCAACCTCTCGGCTGTTTCGGACGAGCGTTTCGAGCGGCTGATGCGACTGGCCTACCAGCGCTACATGCTCTCGCCACGCCGTGTCTGGGGCCTGATCCGGCTGTTCCCCAACAAGCTGCGCTTCTTCTGGCGCTACGCCGGACTGCTGATAATTAAACTGTTCATGCCCAAAGCCCCGCGCCACAAAGGCGACAAAGGCTTCCAGCCGATCAAAGTACGCTATTGA